TTTCTCCTCCATGTTAGCACACCTGTGGTCTTACAGCAGACCTGCAGTCTGCTGTGGCAAAATCTGGGGATGTACCTGGGATGGaataggaaggcccacccagtaccttccCTCCCATTCCAGAGTCCAGGCTTTTGCTAAAACACAGCAACCCTTTGCAGTTGCTTTCCCCTTATCCTGGACTCTTTTCCCCAGTGCACACCCTGATTTTAAAGAGACCAAGTTCTATATCCTAGAGTAATAAATTTCCCATCCAGGACCAATCCCTGCAAACCCATAACCCCCTAGATTGGTGACATCAGAAAAATTTGATAAATTCACCAAATAGATACAGATCTAATAACTACCAAATATAATCAGATCTAATATACCAAATAACTATTCACAAATAGATACAGATCAGTAATAACCTACCGTAGGTTTTTAATTCCTAAATACTTTTTCCAAAACTATAAACTTTTAGATACActtcgcctaggcgatcgagaatgaatgggagcacatcGGAGAAACTTCCCGGAATACGTCACgcatcacgggaggctcttgggtgctccttctgtgcatacccgagcatctcgggcatgcgcaaaaggagccttttcatgcaaaGAGGAAAATTTGACAATCTCACCCAggcgcaatgagatcagcaagttttttttccaccctacgtcacctgatctcgtgcctggatcgagtgacgtaggaagaagaaccagaaaaaaagaggagaagatggtggcgcacGGAGCACCGGCTCgaggacagatgccgggacgacgcaggacgatgcaagacacctccgtTTGGTTAGGACTGCTCTGCGGAATTGatagtaagtgtgtttttttttagaactaaactgaaaagggCCTCTTTAAGGTTTCCATGGTCTATGCCGAACTAGCTAAGGTCAGCCAGACCCTACATAACAGATTTCATGTCACAGACTTCTATTTCTGCAAAACAGAGAGTGTATGAAGAGGATCTGAAGAGTTCTATTAGATTGCAGAGTGTACTGGCCTAGGAAGTCAGACTCTGGTGcttattatactttattagaCACATTGCACAACTGCTGAaagataaagaatattaaaatgggGGATGTCAGTATAATGTCTATCTGACCTAATTATCTATTTCTGTGACTTTAATTGAGTTTTAATTGGTAATAGCTTAGTATTTTGTATctgctaataatttttttttttttttagtgctccAGGAAGTGGCCCTATGTTCAAATCAACCACAGTTACGGTACATGACCATGTCCATGGCAATCTCCAAAGTACTATTGTCCATTCTTTAGAAACAGAAACTCCACAGATTGCCTCTATCACAAACCTTCATAACGGCACAAATATGGCATCCATACTTTTATCTAGTTCAGAGAGTTCTGAAAACAATAACCAAAACTTTCACAATCagattaaaaaagacaaagaacGGAAAATAAGCTTCTCTTTTGCATTTCGAAAAAGGACTCCCGTTAAACTTGAAGCCTCAGCCGCTGTGTTCTACGACTTTAACGAAGACATTTCAGGTGGTCATGGGTTAACAAGGAGAAGCAAATTTCTCCCGGCTTCATTTAGCGTTCAATCATCTTTGCCAATAGAAGGATCTTCATGCCCAAATGACGATCAAAAATCTATATCAGCTTGTGAAAAACAATCACCTAGAAGAAGACATGCTTCCCAGGACACAAATCAGATAGAAATGGATAAAAGAGAGTTTACAACATTTTCAACTCCTGATGCTTGCAATTTAAAAGTGCCTTTAGACTGTAATGTCCAAGCACAACCTGTAAACTCAGATATATGTCTTCactcaaataaaaaagaagatatttctgaaaatgtggaactggctgtaGAATGGCACAAATCCAAGGCAGGTGAAGGAACACAAATAAATTGTGATGAGCGCAGGTTTTTGGTTCGGTCTGTTGAAGATACAatacaggaggagaaaaggacagTATGTGATCTATCATGTGACAATACATACAACAAATCTCCAGAAGACAGCTCACCTATTGATAATGGAATGCTACATAAAAAGAACACATCTCCTAAAAGACCAGATAAAGACTTTCTACCAGTGCAAAGCAAAAATGGTTCCAAAATTTTTCAATGGCCTTCTGAAATGATGATGTACACTTGCACACAACCATCCATCTCCTATAGTTGCAATCCTCTACATTTTGATTTCCgtcttttaaaagataaaaaagtacaACCAGTCTGCCCAGATAACAGTTTGCCTAACcagataaaacaatattattccaGTACCAGTCCCAGTACCGAGTATTCTACACAATTACACTATGACTCTTGTATAAAAGAAGATGAGAAAGATCCATGTCCGCAACTGGCCAAGACTCAGAacagtttaaaatgttataatctAATTTGCAGCTTCAAAGGAGATCAAAAGCACACCATTTCAAAGTGTCTCCTGGACAAAGATTTTAACTCAGACAtaaaagagaggagaaaaagtaatagaaaatccTCTACTAAAAGAAGAAGGCATAGAGGTTGCAAATATAGAAAACGAGTAAGAACATCTAAATGTAAACAAAAGCAAAAGTGTCTGCAAAATTGTCAAAGTTTCCCAAAAAATATGGATCAACATGTGCAATCAAGAGACTCGCTTTACTCATTAAAAAACTTGACATTTTCTCATCGAGTGCCACATGCTGAGAATGATCACACAGAAACAGAATTGTTCACAACACCAGCTCTACAGATCAAAGAAGAATGTCTAGCTTGGAAAGCTGATCATAAAAGAACATTTGCCGATCAAATGGAAAATAAACACAGCAAGAACACAGGTTCTTTCAACTACCAATCAAATCTCTTACAACTTGATCACTGCTCTCAAAATATTGCATATtctcaaacattttgtagctgGAGTTCAGATAAAATAGGTTCTAATGATGAAAAACAAGAAACCTTTTTAAAACATAGTTGCACTTTCAAAAGAACACACCGATCTGTCACAGATGAAATAGAGTTGTCCTTTAAAAGACCCAGGCTATGTAAATCTTCCTTATGTTCCCTAGGGGTCATTTTTCCAGAAGATAGCctgtacattttatgtaaatccATAAGAATAAGAAAGACTCGCGTAGTAAAAGACAGCATCCCTACAAGTACAGGAAAACAAATGTTCTGTAAAAAGAAACCTGATTTGGCGAAAATAGAGGAATTTCCTTCTGACAATTTCTGTAAGTTAGAAGAGGAGTCGTTAAGAGCAAAGCAGCTACTTGAGAAAATAGAAAAGATAAAGAAAGTGGTGGAAAGCAGATTGGATCACTTATGTAAAAGTTTAATAGAACTAAAAGGAAATGAAGCAAGTCCACTTTGTTGTATTGAAAATGTTCATGATGTGACAGGCCAAGTCAAATGTAGAGTTGACAACCATATATTGCCTGTAACGGGAGACAAAAATAGCCGTGAACAACATGGAACCCACCAACCTCATATTAATAATCTTGAGGATAAACGCAAAACTCCATTATCACGAGATATGTTAGCTGAGCAAGCTTGTCAAGAGCCAAAGAACAATTATATGCAAACTAAACCACAGACTAGAGAAAGGCAATTATCAACATACAAAGAAGCACACAAACATGTCAACCCATATACATCTGAGCAGCTAATGTCCCATGTCTCCATCCCTTTTCAACAAACACATCCTCCGGAAACATTTTCTAAGAAACAGAAATATCACTGCAACAGATACAGAAATCCATTACAATGTAATGTGCATCCCAACATGTTTAAATTAGTTTTCCCTACATCAGCAATGCAAACCTGCCCTTCACCGTATCCGGTGCAGATAGAGGCACCTGTTTTTTCTGGATCTATAGCTGCCATACAGCACAGCTTACCCCAGCAACTGCCACCTCCTTTTCCTCCTGTCTCAgctgaaaatgtttcatttattggtTCTCAGCAGCAATTTTTATGTCCACAGACTCACAGAATCTCCAGAACTCCTTTCTACCAATTACCAA
The Pyxicephalus adspersus chromosome 7, UCB_Pads_2.0, whole genome shotgun sequence genome window above contains:
- the ZNF804A gene encoding zinc finger protein 804A is translated as MECYYIVISSAHLSKGHFRNIKGVFRGPLSGSKSLDLAEKENTRENALETLKANFYCELCDKQYYKHQEFDNHINSYDHAHKQRLKELKQREFSRNVALKLRRNERKQKKYLQRLHKLDDHKRETNCAPGSGPMFKSTTVTVHDHVHGNLQSTIVHSLETETPQIASITNLHNGTNMASILLSSSESSENNNQNFHNQIKKDKERKISFSFAFRKRTPVKLEASAAVFYDFNEDISGGHGLTRRSKFLPASFSVQSSLPIEGSSCPNDDQKSISACEKQSPRRRHASQDTNQIEMDKREFTTFSTPDACNLKVPLDCNVQAQPVNSDICLHSNKKEDISENVELAVEWHKSKAGEGTQINCDERRFLVRSVEDTIQEEKRTVCDLSCDNTYNKSPEDSSPIDNGMLHKKNTSPKRPDKDFLPVQSKNGSKIFQWPSEMMMYTCTQPSISYSCNPLHFDFRLLKDKKVQPVCPDNSLPNQIKQYYSSTSPSTEYSTQLHYDSCIKEDEKDPCPQLAKTQNSLKCYNLICSFKGDQKHTISKCLLDKDFNSDIKERRKSNRKSSTKRRRHRGCKYRKRVRTSKCKQKQKCLQNCQSFPKNMDQHVQSRDSLYSLKNLTFSHRVPHAENDHTETELFTTPALQIKEECLAWKADHKRTFADQMENKHSKNTGSFNYQSNLLQLDHCSQNIAYSQTFCSWSSDKIGSNDEKQETFLKHSCTFKRTHRSVTDEIELSFKRPRLCKSSLCSLGVIFPEDSLYILCKSIRIRKTRVVKDSIPTSTGKQMFCKKKPDLAKIEEFPSDNFCKLEEESLRAKQLLEKIEKIKKVVESRLDHLCKSLIELKGNEASPLCCIENVHDVTGQVKCRVDNHILPVTGDKNSREQHGTHQPHINNLEDKRKTPLSRDMLAEQACQEPKNNYMQTKPQTRERQLSTYKEAHKHVNPYTSEQLMSHVSIPFQQTHPPETFSKKQKYHCNRYRNPLQCNVHPNMFKLVFPTSAMQTCPSPYPVQIEAPVFSGSIAAIQHSLPQQLPPPFPPVSAENVSFIGSQQQFLCPQTHRISRTPFYQLPMEPASLPQVHITAHSVLCHIPVPVPHLSHPIFTPVHSQLPSLIPLHPLF